The Lutra lutra chromosome 7, mLutLut1.2, whole genome shotgun sequence genome segment cccaggcgccccacattattTCAGCTTTGTAACATAGTTTAACATTTGGTAGGACCAATCAATTGCTTGAAGGTGATCTTTGGATTATAATATTTAATGTGTGTTTTTCCACAAACTGTGTATTTCCATAATTCTAGATAAATTGAACATCATCTCCACAAGTGGGGGAGAACTTGGACTTGATTCAGTAGTATTGGGGAGCCAGAGACATTAGTACAAAGTTATCCAGATTTGAGGTTACAAGATGTACTTTCCTTTGGGTGCTATGGcattgtgtctgtttctctggcTAACCCTGGCCCTGATTTCAGTGAAGGAAGGACTCTAAGCATTAAACACCAACAGATCTTGTTTTCGCATAAAATCTTTGAGGTGTTGCAGACCCACGGTTACCAGGAATGGGGGAAGAGGACTCTGTCCAATTAGCTGGACCATGCTGGCTCAGCGGACATCAACTGCTAGGAGGGGGGCCTGGGGAAGCACCAGTGGCAAGATCTCCTCAGGGGCTTCTGGAACTTTGAGGGCTTTGCTCCTGGCATGGCCACAACGAATGGGAGCCAgagcaggagaagtgggaagagaggagagaggcaccATGCGAGTCATGACAGATTCCTCCTGGGAATGCATGATCTGATTATGCCTTGTTCTGTTCATCAGGCCCATGAGATTCTCAAGGGGCAGGACTGTGTCTTCAGGGTACTTGGCACAATGCCTGACACAACAGGTGCCTAGTAAATATACGTTAAAAGGATGAATGAGGGAGTGAACATCTGCCTGCCACAGGAGTCTTCTTCATCACATGGATTTTCCGGTAACCTCCTCCAGCTTCATAGGAAGGAGCAGAACTAGGGCACGACTCGGGATCTTGTTCTGACTCTTGTTTGTCATCCTGTCCAGGAGAGGGATGCTGAGTGAACAAGGGCTATGAACCCTCCTCCCAACTTCTCACATATTTTCGGAGGGATCTTATAGCTTTTTGTCTTGTGCTTTCGCTCATCTTTAATAGCATccaactgaggggcacctgggtggctcagtcaattgtgcacctgactcttgatctcagctcaggtcttgatctcagggacatgagttcaagccctgcagtgggagcctactttaaaaaaataagagcatcTAACTGAAATGTTAGTCCCATTaactacttcttccttttctgctcCAAACCCTTGAGTGAAGCAAGTGGGATAGCAAAGGAGGTAAGAATCAATACAATTAATCAAAACAACCAGCTCTTTCATAGTATTTCCTAGATGCCAGTTTCTGTCTCAGATTTTCTacctatttaattaatttaatacttAAAACAGGTAGGTATATATTTTTACCATACCTGTTGCACAGTAGGAAACTGAGTAACTTATACAGGGCCACGGAGCTTGTAAGTAGATTGGCTGGGATCTGAATTAGGAATTCCACTCCAAAGCCCATGCACTGAAACTCTTTCCTTGGCATGTACACATACGTGTTAACTTCActgaaatataacataaaatacagGAAAGTGCAAAAATGAAGTGTATGAATCAcagaattttcacaaagtgagcACATCTCTGTAACCAGTACCCACCAGAAAGAACAGAACACTTATCCCCCCAGGAGTTCCCAACTTGCCCCCTCCCAGTCTCTACTCCTTTCCCACCAAGGGAGACCATCCTCCTGACTTCTCTTACCATTCTTCTGGGGGtttctatcttctctttttttctattttaatcataTCTGTGTTCCAAATGTCATTGGGTCTGTtgctaaagttaaaaatattctgtCTTGCTAGAGTAGGGGTCGGGGGTGTTAGGATAACACATTCCCTAGATAAGAGAAACAGTTGAGGGTGGAGAGTTGGTGGGTAGTCGCTCtattttcctctcattctctttgcCAGGAAGTGTGAGGTTCTGTCTTTCCACTGTCGTCTTCCCTGAGGACTACATCTCCCAGCAGGCTGTGCTCTGACAGCTCTCGGATTTAAATAGGATTCTGGGCTAAGCTTAGATAGAGTCAGGCTGCTGCTGAACACCCAGGAGCGAGAGGAGctagagaagggagaggcagtGCCAAGCAGCCAGGAGTTGGAGTCAGACCAGGAGCTTGAACCAGACTTGGAGCCCAAGTTGCTTTTGCTAAAGCGGCAGCGGCTGAAGAAGTTGAAAAGATGCTGGCTATGTTGGGAGTGCTcaccaccttccttcctttcctgtacTTCACAGCTCCATCCATCAGGTTTGTCTTATTTCAGTAACTCATGAAATATTTTGCAAAGCCCTGGATTGGAGACACAGAGCTTGTAAGTAGATGAGTTCTCAGCtgctgaaagaagagaaaggggacagaggctgagggagggaaGGTCAGGGCAGAAAAAGCAGGAAGGAGGTCGTTAGGAATACCCTGGTAGAAAATGGGAAGGAAGcacctgggggctgggagagaggggcATGTCTGAATGCTGATGCTAGTGAATGGTTGACCCTATGAGGTCACTGAACACACAACCGAGGTGGGAGTGTTTAGGTTTCTCTGAAGGTCCCTAGGTCCTTTCTTCACTGCCCCTGATCAAGGTGGCCCTGCTGGGCTACTATGGGAGGTCGTTGCTGAGGGACTCATTGTTGAGTACCAGGCAttttgcaaaggaaacaaactctTTTACCTTTGAGACTACCCCCAACTAATGATTTGGGACGGGTCTTCTGCTGTGGGATATCTGGAGGTGTCATAGTGTTCtgaatgaaaattttgaaaattgctGACAATGAAGAAGGTTAAATGGACATAATAGGAACAGAGTGTTGCTCTAGGTCCTCGCATAGAAACCTGGGTTTAAGTTCCAATTTTGCCACCATTAGCAAGCGACTTGAACTTCTTTGACCCTCAGTCTTCTCTactataaaatgggactaatgaTGGAGTGGTCAAGAGGATTAAAAAATTTCTCTACAGAAAGCGCCTAGCCTGGTGCCTGGTAGTCCGATGATGCTCAGGAAATGTTAGTTCTGCCCTGTTCCCATCCTCTTTTTTGGAACTTGTCAAGTCAACTCTATGTGAGAGGATGCTCCCTGTGCAGAAATCTGAAAAAGGGAAGTTTCTCTCTATGTGCCGATGGCTTGAATGGAATCTCTGGCAGGACGGCAGAAAACCTCCAAAGATGTTGGCTCTCTCAAACTGGAGAAGCAGCCCAAGAGTCGTATTTGAATGCTGTTAATCAATTACTCACTGTTGATGCTGGTTGAAGACCTAAGCTTCAGGACCGCTGATGCCACAAAACACCCGTTTATGTTTTGAATGCAGGTTAGAGGAGGAAGCTGACCTCTGGGAACCTCTAGATGAGAGCTAGGCATCTGTGTTATCTAACAAGGAAGCTCTCTATTGGCCCTGGCTCAAGAGCTCTTATTCAGTTCGTCCAAATAATCATTTGTAGTTTCTGGGCACATGACAGAAAGAACCTGTCATGTGCCTCAAACCTGAGGCGATGAGCAGGATGCCCAGTGGGAAAAGAGTGTCCCCTGAAGGCTAGCTTCTTTGGGTCACCTGATGACAACTTAAAGAAATTTCTCTTGGAGGCTGAATGGATTTTATCCTGACCTCAGTCTGGAATCAGGAAGGATGGTGCATGaatgcctttgtttcccttgcctataGGAAGTTCTTTGCTGGTGGGGTTTGTAGATCAAACGTGCAGCTTCCCGGGAAGGTAGTGGTCATCACCGGCGCCAACACGGGCATCGGCAAGGAGACGGCCAAAGAGCTGGCCCGCAGAGGCAAGTCCTCCCCATTCCGTGTTCATAGGACAGTGCCTCCTGCCTTCtcactggggggaggggagtgtctgtccacattttcttgtctttccttctgGGCTTGGAGTTCTGTTCAGGAATTCAAGGAACCTACAATTCAGGTCCAGCTCTGACACCAACTTACTCCATACCTTAAACTTTCCTCCCTATTCCTTCCCTAGGGTATAAAGGGAAATAATGATGGCCATGTATAATATTGGTCAAATCAGTTATTCTAAGAGGAGGTACCAAGCAACATTAAATGCCAATGTGTAAAGATCAGGGTTCCCAGCCTCAGGTTAAGCTGACAACAAAGGGACTGAGCCGTTCTACTAGTGAGAATTCCGAGGCAGAATCGAGCCACTCACAGTTTAGGGATGGCTGGGCTGGGAGAGTGCTCTGTCTCCCAGTGGCAAGCTCACGTCCGCTTTTTCAGCTTAGGGTTTGAACGCATTACCCTCTCTTTGCTGTGGCCCCAGGAGCCCGGGTGTACATTGCCTGCCGAGATGTGCTGAAGGGGGAGTCTGCAGCCAGTGAAATCCGAGCTGATACAAAGAACTCCCAGGTGCTGGTGCGGAAACTGGACCTATCTGATACCAAATCCATCCGAGCCTTTGCTGAGGGCTTTCTGGCAGGTAAGGCCCTCGTGAGTAGACAGAAAAAGCAAGAAGCTGGGTGTGGGAGTGGCTGCTCCACCCTGTGCCACCTGGGACCCTTACATCAGAGCCATCATGGATCCCACTGGACAGGTTCTGCCACATGAACCAGCAGGGCAAGGAATTGGCAGTGGACAAGCTGGGCAGGATCCTTTATCATCCTTTTCCTCTGCAATGGGAAAGTTGGGCTCTCTGTCTGGGCTTGCACCTTGGCATCAAGGTGTGGCCCTGATGTCACTCTCTTCTCTCATCCTGAGACTCAACCTTCTGTGGCCACAGGCACTAGATGAAATTGTGCTGTTGCCAGAATTCTTCTGTGTCTTGGAAGATGACTAGCTTCCACTAAGGCCTATGAAATCATGAAGGACAGGGTCTGTCTTGTTTTATGGCTGTATGTCCAGTGCGTAGCTAAGTGGGCCTGGCCGAGTCAGTACTCAGTatacatttgctgaatgaatgaatgaatgaatgaatgagtggtgTCCCGGAAGATATCAGTAGCTAAATTTAGAAACCCAATGACTGTTTATTAAATATCACTGAGATAGATCCGAGGGCAAGGAGAAAATACTCAGGATTGCAACAGGCAGCTAGTGGACTCCTTGCTAACGACAGGGTCTGCTTGGTTTTGCTCTATAGAGGAAAAGCAGCTCCATATTCTGATCAACAATGCAGGGGTGATGATGTGTCCATATTCCAAAACAGCCGATGGCTTTGAAACCCACTTGGGAGTCAACCACCTtggtaagttttgttttgttttaaagattcatttgttcattttagagagagaggtagagagtacgagaggggagggaggatcagagagagagagagagagaacctccagtagactccccactgagcacagagcctgacacagcttgatctcaggacccaaagattgtgacctgagccaaaatcgtgagttggctgcttaactgaatgagccatccgGTGCCCAGGTAAGTATTTTTGAGTGACTGAAAAGCAAGAAAACTCCATCTTGTTTTCTGTATGGAGATGACCCTATATGAGTGCTGAGAATCTCTAGTGGTCTTCAAAGACCTGGAATCCTGGGGTCTTTGGACATACTGGTTTTTCACTATTTTTCCACTGACCAGTACAGAAAAGTGAGATCCTCCTACCCATACCACTAAGAAACCCCCAAACTTGGGAGATACCAGGAAGAAGAATGTCATTCTTAGATGGGGCCTTGCACTTAGAAATGCAAGGCTTGCCAAGCAGGATCAAGCATGGCGGATGCAGGAGTCTGTGTTTGGTTGGAGAGGGACACATCTATAACAGGGGGCCACAAAGTCAAGGGTCAGACCATGGAAGAGGCAGGCCTTAAGGACCTGAGGTATGAATGAGGCTGGGCTTCAGAATTCAAGGTGATGGCTCTAGTGAGATCATGGAACATGTTCTCTGGTCCTAGGCAAATTATTTTCCCTGACTATTCCATCCTTCCTCTGTACATGAATGTATCTGGAACCTCAGTTGGGGAATCATGACCAAAGGGTGGTTGGAAGCCAGCAGGTGGCAGGTGGCTGGAttgggaaagagcagagggacaaATAAATACAGGTTAAGTCTGTATTGCCTTATCTGTTGTCTAGCTCTGGGCCTCGCCTTGAGGAATCCACTAGGTCAGACAGACTGATCATTTGCCCTGAGTTATCACCGCATCAAAATTTGTTGATacccaggggctgcctgggtggctcagtgggttaagcctctgccttcagctcaggtcctgatctcagggttctgggatcgagtcccacatcaggctctctgctaggcagggagcctgcttcctcctctctctctctctctctctctctctgcttgttatctctctctctgtcaaataaataaaatcttaaaaaaaaatttgttgataCCCAGAAGATAGTGAGCTGCTGCTGAAATCCTACCATCAGCTTCGACCCTCTGAGCCCGGGTATGAAGTCTACTCTTCTCACTCCAATCTCCCTTGCTGGCTGTCCTTGCAGGCCACTTTCTTCTCACCCACTTGCTCCTGGAGCGGCTGAAGGCGTCCACCCCTGCACGGGTGGTGAACCTGTCATCTGTGGTTCACCATGCCGGCAAGATTCACTTCCATGACCTCCAGAGTGAGAAGCACTACAGCCGAGGTCTGGCTTATTGCCACAGCAAGCTGGCCAATGTGCTTTTTACTCGGGAGCTGGCCAGGAGGCTCCAAGGTAAGTCTGCAGAAAGGGCTGGGACTAAGGTAGCAAAAGCAAGGTCTTCTGTTCAGATTAGAGGTTCACAGAAACTTCTGAAGTCACAATGTCAAACAGGCACCGTTCTGTGGTAGCTTTATACCCTAATGAGAATGAGATTGTAAACAGACTAAAAACAATTCTTGTCCTTGTGAAGCTTCAAATGGAACAGGGTTTGGGAATCTGCAAAATTACCTTACATTCATGTCACATCTTATCTCCTCTCTACTATCTCATTTGACTTTTCACAACAAACTCTTGTAACAGGCAGAGcagttactattattactatttcatGGATTCAAACTGAGGTTCGAAGAAGTGGCCAGCCTGAGGTTAGATGCCACATGAAGGAAGGAGTCGGAGTGGCATGTGGGAACTCCGCTTTAAATTCCTGGGGCTTCCTTCTGTGTGTGCCACCTGCCGAGTTCTATTTGGTGAGCTGAGCTACAGAGCTGCCACTGCCTGGAGTCAGAGAGCTCTGGCTGGATGTCAGGCCCCTGGGTCTGAGCTCTTGCTATACCACACAGAACTACATGTGTATATGGACGTGTCCCTTTAACTTCCCCTGATTTCATcctctcagctgtaaaatgagggagTCTTCTCTTAATCCTACGATTCTGTGCTTCCAGAAGTTTTCACTGAGCTGCTTGGCTTTGACACCTGCAAATCTGGAGACCATTTGCCACCAGGCATAAGTCAGAGTCTGGGAACAATGGTATTCATCATGAGAATGCAGAAGGTAGAAGAATAGGGTaattattagaagaaataataatgatgatcatAATTGAGATAATGCCCGTGAAGCAGGTAGCATAGCCCTTGCTCATAATAAGTACTAAAGATAGTAGAGGCACAGGGGGTGCCTTGGGGTCATGTTAACCTCCATTATCTCCATCAACACCCCTCAATCTATACCCCATAATATGCACTTGCCCAGCAGTTGCAATGCAAAGTTCTAGCCTCCTGCCTTCCAACTAGTTGCTTCCCCTAAGCCCCTTCCACAGAAATTTCAAGGATACCACTGTTAATAATTGATACTCCTCCTCCCCcgtctactactactactacatgTGGCTGTTTCTACTATTAATACTTAAGCCATAGGGTAAAGTTGACATTGAAATAGAAGTTCCTTCCATCAAGCACTCCTTATGAAACACAGAAGGCTGAGAAGGCTGTAGATCTTTCTGGGAGAGATCAATTAATTCCTATCAGATTCTACCTGGCTAGGAGAAGCACCTTCTGAACCTGGGGTTTTGTTCTCTGAGTTCCTTCTCATTTGTACATTTTGCTGCAGGAGATGAGCTAATTCTTTGGGCTCGGATGAGCCCCTGAACTAACAGTGCTTCCTTTGCCCTAGGCACAGGGGTCACCACTTACGCTGTGCACCCAGGCATTGTCAGCTCTGAGCTGGTCCGACACTCCTTCCTGCTGTGCCTACTCTGGAGGCTCTTCTCCCCCTTCATCAAGTCGCCTTGGGAGGGGGCGCAGACCAGCCTGCATTGTGCTTTGGCTGAGGGCCTCGAGCCGCTGAGTGGCAAGTACTTCAGGTGCGTGGAGGAGGTCCTGGTTGGCTCCATCACCTGgctcccgggggtgggggggtgaggtgGGCACAGGGCTCCCTGAGCTCTGCATCCCACCCTGGTGGCCAAGTTTGTGCCTGATCATGGAATCCAGGTTTGGGTTGGGCCTGCAAATCAAGTGCTGTTACTTTTCCAAGGAAACTCACATTAGGAACTAGGCAAGAGTTGcctttatgtttccattttatatctTGTGTGCCACATTTTCAGGTAAGTTTTGTACCCTTCTGAGAGCTGTTAGAAAGGACTGTCCCTATTGGTTTTGTCTTGGAAAGAACAGTAAAAGGCCTTCTggatcctttctctcctccttgaaGCTTTTAactgatttctttcatgaatttgtTCATACCACTTAGCAGAAAGCATGGGGGCAAGGTCACCTCTCTCCACAGTGAACTCTCTCGCAGTGGTGCCAAGATTGTACCATCTGTTGGAATGCAGAAATAGACATCTCACTGTTGAATCTTGCCACAGACTCAATGGGGAATCAGAGATTGGGAATAATAGGAAGCCCAAGATTAAATCTCCTTCCCATTCCATGACGTCCATCCCCATCTGCTATTCTGTCCCATTTGTTGAAGGCTGTTCATTGGCGcaccatttatttgagagagagtgagcgtgcacacaagtggggggaggggcagtgggagagggagtagcagactctcCACTAGGCGGTGATACTGACCccctggggctctatcccaagaccccaggatcaagacctaagccgcttaaccagctgcaccacccaggcacccctggtgtaCCATTTATTAAGTGAAGCTTTGGCGATGACCTCGGTGCCCAAAAATAGAAGAATGGctgggggctcttgggtggctcagctggtgaagcgcctgcctggggctcaggtcatgagcctgtgacgggctccctgctcagcggaaagcctgcttctccctctgcccatcactgcactcatgttctctttctctctctcactctgtctctcaaatatataaaatcttcaaaaaaaatagaagaatggataaataataatAGCCAATGTTGCTTGAGCTCTTGAAAGTGTttacttttctaaatattttgcatGAAATAATTCTTATAATCATCACAACTCTAGGaggtaaataataatattatccACATTCTTCagacaaggaaattgaggcacagaatAATTAAGTCTTGCTTAAGGTCATATAGCTTGTAAGTGGTAgacctgggattcaaacccaggcagtctggctgcCAGGCTGTGCTGTTCAGGGTGGCTGCCGCTAGCCATGTGTGGCTACCAACCTCCTGAAATAGGGCTTGTTCAAAATGGGGTATGCTGGAAGTGTGAAATGTGCACCAGATTTTGAAGACGTAGtatgaaaaaagaaacttgaaatatttcattaataatttttatattgaaaaattattgaaattatacTGAAATTATCTGGctatattgagttaaataaaatatattaatcaaATTCATTccacccatttatttttcttctttaaaatgtgctttaaaatttttactagaaaatttaaaattacacctGTGGGTCACATCCTATTTCTCTTAGACACTGCCACCCTGAAATCTGGGTGTTTGACATCACTGTTGTAAGTATGTGATAAAATATTCTATAGttgttaaaatatttccaaataatatttgATTAATGGGAAAACGTTGATGATAGAATATTGTGGGGAAAAAGCTGAAATACAGAACTATGTAAGTGTTCATTGTAAATACATAGAAGACAGTCTGGAAGGATACACAGCAAACAGTAAGTAGTAGTTACTTCCGGGAAGTTTGAGAAAGAGTCAGGAGAGTGTGAGGGAGGATTTTAACCTTTTAGTCCAGGTATTtgcttattaaaacatttttaaaagatcacataTGCCTTATCActtgtataattaaaatacacCTTCTCTTGTTGAAAGAGAAAGATAACCTTCCCCCACTCTAGACGCAGTATGATTCCAGTTCTGtgtaaaaggaagagagaaagtctATATTCTTGCACAAAGCAAACAAGAGTGTAAGAAAAAGTAAATGGGCTTTTCTTCCTTATCAGCACTGCATTTTCCAAGGGTCatacagaaattttataattaaaaaaaaatactatttaaagacacacacacacacacacacacacacacacacgaaaaacACTGTGCACTGTGTTCTGCCACCACCTCCTCATGCATCTAGCCCCCTCCTTCATCCCTGCTCCCtcccaaacagaagaaaacagggtGCTGAGGATGGGGCTCATGGGGCACAGGTGGGTCTGCAGATAGGATTGAAGGGGTCTATGAAGTTGTTTGGGAAAATTGTTGCATCTTCAATCTCACTAATCTCCACCTGAAATTTGACTTTGCCTTTGATGACAAACGTAGGCCATAAACTGCAGAAGCAGCAGTGATACCTGTGACTTTGTcaccaataaaatgaaacattttcatgTCACATGGCAATCGGTGCAGATGTCTCGCTGTGTCACTTCTGCTCACCAATACTGCAAAGGCCAGTATTCTTGTTAGACCCAGCACAAGCTCCTGTTGTAGAATACATTAATGAAGAAGCCTCTGTATCACTCCATCATGCACcagcctaaaatattttaaaaccacatttcaATACATTAGTGCCTTTTCATCCGATATATCTTACACATTTAGAAATACATTCTGAGAAAGAGGCCATCAACTTTTCCAGACCGTCGTTTTCCACTCCTGGATGCTCACGCTCTTTCTGTGCCCTCTAGTGACTGCAAGAAGGCCTGGGTGTCTCCGAAATCTCGAGATAACAAAACGGCCGAGCGCTTGTGGAATGTCAGCTGTGAGCTTCTAGGAATCCAGTGGGAGTAGAGCTGGTGAAAGAGCCATAGCTTTATGAGGCCATTGCCTGCCTTGGTGAAAGGGGACCAAGGAGAAGGCCCCCTCAGAAGGACCGTCCTCCCGGCTGGCTGCTGTTGAGAATCCTGCCCTGCTCTGATTCACCCGACTTTTCTGGAAACCTTTGCACGCCCAATTCTCTTGTGAGGCTGGTTCATGGCACAAGATGTTCACAACTATGGAGCATTCTTCTCCAAGACTTGCAGAGTCAGCTGCCCTCTCTGGGCAGGAGGACTGGGCAGATGCCAGGCTGGGCACAGGGATGGTGGAAGAGCCTGGGCAATTAGGTCAGTTTCCTCACCAATGCCAGAAACGCCAGCCAGCATGCTCAGCTGATGTGACAGAAACATcagtgatatatattttatttccagggACTGTAGACCCAAACTCTGGGCTGATCTCCTTCCTCTTTGAGATACTAATCACCACTCTGGAGGTTAGACCAACTTGGGAAAATCTTGGCTTATCCTTGGTTgactttggtttctttctctgagcATCCTGGAGCCACTGCCTGAAGCTGGcccttcccattttctctttctggttttctttaagaaattgaaaaaaaattttttatagctttattgagatataattgacataatattGGGTAATTTGGGGCCTTCTCATTTTCAACTGCATAGATGCTTTCTTTCCACAAAGTTCTCTTTACCtgaaatttagaagaaataaagactGTGTGTTCATCttattgtcttatttattttgtcaggGTAGCCAGGGAGAACTGGAACAAAGCAGGGAAGCCAGCCTTCCTGTAgtatctccccctcccctccccccataacCTTCTTAGAATATTACGCCTGGGTGCAAAATAAGATGGTTCCGTTGGGTATTTTCTGTAGTTTCTCCCAGCTCTCCCATTTTATTGTCAAAGATGTAACAGGAGGAACTTAAATCCCACAGATGCTGATCTCCAGTACAGATTAAGGTCAGAGGTGATATAGGACTTCATTTAATTTGGTACATAGATGCAGAAAGACCAGCCCTGATAAAGCCTCCACCTAAAATCGCAgttcttctctctcctggccTCCCTTGCTCTCCTATGCTATGTCTCTGCCCCTTGCTTCTTGCCTCAAGTGCTCAAGTTCACCAAGAGGAGGCAGGCGATGACCTACCTGCGTGATCTTTCGACTGACATAGAAAGTCACGCTAGTGGTTCGAGTCCTAATGCGTCCAAAGGGCCCCTGGGATCAAAATTGCCCTTTCCCTCCATAGCAAGGagacttttctaaaaaaaacctttttatcaCATGGATTTTCAAACAGATAAAAGCCTAACAAGTAGTATCATGAATCCTCAGGGACCCACCCATCATTCAGCATCCACACGGTTAACGTTTTGTCAGTCTTGTCTGTTTCCCCCATGACATTTTTTCTCTATAGGCTGAGGTGGGATATTCTCAAGCACATTCCAGACATTGTATGTTCACCCATACATACTTTATGGGGTGTATCCAAATAAGAACTTTTTTTACACAACCACAGTGCTGTTGTCGCTCCTGAGAACATTAATAATTCTTGAGTATAAGTTAATTCTTGCAGTTCAAGTTTCCCTGGTCTCACAAATGTCTTTTTACTGTTGGTTCGTGCAaatcagggaaagagaaatggtcctgaaaaaagatgaaacttttctttcctgaagCCCCAGCAAATCTCTTTGTGCCTCATTGGCCTGAACGAATACTACAGATGGGCTCTGTTAATTGGCTTAAGACAATGATTATCCACACCTAAGCTGGGGGCCATCCCATCCACCCCACCAAGGGGGAAGAACAGTAGCTAACTCAGAGCACTTATGTTAATTAGGATTAGCTACCCTCACCTGAACTCTCTGGGGTAGGTactatttttatctccattttactgatgaggcaCAGGGAAGTGAAGCAGCTTGCTCAGGTTCGTatagctggtaagtggcagaatAGACCCAGGtagtctgactcctggtttcttAATTAATCTGTTCTCTTAATTGCTATGCTCTATTGCTTCCCAGGGTGGAGGGAGCAACACATTCAAGCAATAATTCAGGACCATGAATGGGCAAAGGGGCAGAGGCGGTAATATTGGGGAAGCGACCAATGAATGTTCACAACTGGGACCCACAATCTGTGCCTCGCAGGCTGTTGGGTCTGATGAAAAACCTGgtgaagaataaagggaaaaaaaaagaggagatggaaaaaaacaaaacaaaacaggcaaagaccATGCAAAGGTGGGAGATAGGGCTGGTGAAGAGCGTGCAGGGCACGGCCGATCCTGGATGTGTCCTCTGGGCTGGAGGAACAGGCATAAAGCCAACACCAAGAGCGGGGGCTGTGGAAGGCAAGCATGCAGAGCTGCTCTCTGTCCAGCAAGAACAAgcagactggggcacctgagtggctcagtgagttaagccgctgccttcggctcaggtcatgatctcagggtcctgggatcgagccccgcattgggctctctgctcagtgggaagcctgcttcccttctctccctctgc includes the following:
- the RDH12 gene encoding retinol dehydrogenase 12; translation: MLAMLGVLTTFLPFLYFTAPSIRKFFAGGVCRSNVQLPGKVVVITGANTGIGKETAKELARRGARVYIACRDVLKGESAASEIRADTKNSQVLVRKLDLSDTKSIRAFAEGFLAEEKQLHILINNAGVMMCPYSKTADGFETHLGVNHLGHFLLTHLLLERLKASTPARVVNLSSVVHHAGKIHFHDLQSEKHYSRGLAYCHSKLANVLFTRELARRLQGTGVTTYAVHPGIVSSELVRHSFLLCLLWRLFSPFIKSPWEGAQTSLHCALAEGLEPLSGKYFSDCKKAWVSPKSRDNKTAERLWNVSCELLGIQWE